The Prionailurus viverrinus isolate Anna chromosome B4, UM_Priviv_1.0, whole genome shotgun sequence genome has a window encoding:
- the NCF4 gene encoding neutrophil cytosol factor 4 isoform X1, with protein sequence MAVAQQLRAESDFEQLPDDVAVSANIADIEEKRGFTSYFVFVIEVKTKGGSKYLIYRRYRQFYALQSKLEERFGPENKTSPFTCSLPTLPAKVYVGVKQEIAEMRIPALNAYMKSLLSLPIWVLMDEDVRIFFYQSSYDAEQVPQALRRLRPRTRKVKSESPPGALFDRMAAPRAEALFDFTGNSKLELNFKAGDVIILLSRINKDWLEGTVRGATGIFPQSFVKILKDFPEEDDPTNWLRCYYYEDTISTTKDIAVEEDLSSTPLFKDLLRLMRQEFQREDIALNYRDAEGDLVRLLSDEDVALMVRQAQGLPSQKRLFSWKLHVTQKDDYKVYNTVP encoded by the exons cGACTTTGAACAGCTTCCCGATGACGTAGCCGTCTCGGCAAACATCGCCGACATCGAGGAGAAGAGGGGCTTCACCAGCTACTTT GTTTTTGTCATCGAGGTGAAGACTAAAGGAGGATCCAAGTATCTCATCTACCGCCGTTACCGCCAGTTCTACGCCTTGCAGAGCAAGCTGGAGGAGCGCTTCGGGCCCGAGAACAAGACCAGCCCGTTCACCTGCAGCCTGCCCACACTTCCGG CCAAAGTGTACGTGGGTGTGAAACAGGAGATCGCTGAGATGCGGATTCCTGCCCTCAACGCCTACATGAAG AGCCTCCTCAGCCTTCCCATCTGGGTGCTGATGGACGAGGACGTCCGGATCTTCTTCTACCAGTCATCCTATGACGCGGAGCAGGTACCCCAGGCGCTGCGCCGGCTCCGGCCACGCACCCGGAAAGT CAAGAGTGAGTCCCCACCAGGCGCCCTCTTTGACCGCATGGCCGCTCCGAGAGCAGAG GCCCTGTTTGACTTCACTGGGAACAGCAAACTGGAGCTGAATTTCAAAGCTGGAGATGTGATCATCCTTCTCAGTCGGATCAATAAAGACTGGCTGGAG gGCACCGTCCGGGGAGCCACGGGCATCTTCCCACAGTCGTTCGTGAAGATCCTCAAGGACTTCCCGGAGGAAGACGACCCCACCAACTGGCTCCGCTGTTACTACTATGAGGACACCATCAGCACCACCAA GGACATCGCGGTGGAGGAAGATCTCAGCAGCACTCCGCTATTCAAGGACTTGCTGCGGCTCATGAG GCAGGAGTTCCAGAGGGAGGACATCGCCCTCAATTACCGGGATGCCGAGGGGGACCTGGTTCGGCTGCTTTCAGATGAGGATGTGGCACTCATGGTGAGACAGGCCCAAGGTCTCCCCTCCCAGAAGCGCCTCTTCTCCTGGAAGCTACATGTCACCCAGAAGGATGACTACAAAGTCTACAACACTGTCCCCTGA
- the NCF4 gene encoding neutrophil cytosol factor 4 isoform X2, with protein MAVAQQLRAESDFEQLPDDVAVSANIADIEEKRGFTSYFVFVIEVKTKGGSKYLIYRRYRQFYALQSKLEERFGPENKTSPFTCSLPTLPAKVYVGVKQEIAEMRIPALNAYMKSLLSLPIWVLMDEDVRIFFYQSSYDAEQVPQALRRLRPRTRKVKSESPPGALFDRMAAPRAEALFDFTGNSKLELNFKAGDVIILLSRINKDWLEGTVRGATGIFPQSFVKILKDFPEEDDPTNWLRCYYYEDTISTTKDIAVEEDLSSTPLFKDLLRLMSPAPQGRCQPP; from the exons cGACTTTGAACAGCTTCCCGATGACGTAGCCGTCTCGGCAAACATCGCCGACATCGAGGAGAAGAGGGGCTTCACCAGCTACTTT GTTTTTGTCATCGAGGTGAAGACTAAAGGAGGATCCAAGTATCTCATCTACCGCCGTTACCGCCAGTTCTACGCCTTGCAGAGCAAGCTGGAGGAGCGCTTCGGGCCCGAGAACAAGACCAGCCCGTTCACCTGCAGCCTGCCCACACTTCCGG CCAAAGTGTACGTGGGTGTGAAACAGGAGATCGCTGAGATGCGGATTCCTGCCCTCAACGCCTACATGAAG AGCCTCCTCAGCCTTCCCATCTGGGTGCTGATGGACGAGGACGTCCGGATCTTCTTCTACCAGTCATCCTATGACGCGGAGCAGGTACCCCAGGCGCTGCGCCGGCTCCGGCCACGCACCCGGAAAGT CAAGAGTGAGTCCCCACCAGGCGCCCTCTTTGACCGCATGGCCGCTCCGAGAGCAGAG GCCCTGTTTGACTTCACTGGGAACAGCAAACTGGAGCTGAATTTCAAAGCTGGAGATGTGATCATCCTTCTCAGTCGGATCAATAAAGACTGGCTGGAG gGCACCGTCCGGGGAGCCACGGGCATCTTCCCACAGTCGTTCGTGAAGATCCTCAAGGACTTCCCGGAGGAAGACGACCCCACCAACTGGCTCCGCTGTTACTACTATGAGGACACCATCAGCACCACCAA GGACATCGCGGTGGAGGAAGATCTCAGCAGCACTCCGCTATTCAAGGACTTGCTGCGGCTCATGAG cccagccccgcaGGGCAGATGTCAGCCCCCATGA